The Onthophagus taurus isolate NC chromosome 2, IU_Otau_3.0, whole genome shotgun sequence genome includes a window with the following:
- the LOC111426004 gene encoding glucose dehydrogenase [FAD, quinone]-like, giving the protein MVLETLLVTTALKTVTIVGKALWVIPLLLAGITLVNYDRHDPEGKISDQKTLRIEYDFIVVGGGSAGAVVASRLSEIPNWNVLLLEAGPDENEVTDVPSLAAYLQLGEFDWAYKTEPTGKACLGMKNNRCNWPRGKVLGGSSVLNYMLYVRGNKHDYDHWEELGNIGWNYKNVLYYFKKSEDNRNPYLAATDYHGKNGYQTVQESPWRTPLAVAWVQAGKEMGYDIRDINGEHQAGFMIAQGTIRRGSRCSTAKAFLRPVRNRKNLHIGLNAHVSKILINSGTKRAYGVEFWKGGKRHISLARKEVILSAGSINSPQILMLSGVGPREHLTDKGIPVISDLRVGENLQDHVAMGGLTFLVNKPIAIVQDRFEAFPMTMQYVTKSRGPMTTLGGVEGLGFVNTIYGNRSWPDIQFHMAPASINSDNGARVKKSLGLKESLYNAVYKPIANKDTWTIMPLLLRPRSTGWVKLRSKNPFHYPMINANYFNDPFDVKVLVEGAKIAMNLSHAQAFKQFGSRVHPVPFPNCRNYEFGSDQYWECHMRTFSMTIYHPVGTCKMGPSWDTEAVVDPRLQVYGIKNLRVIDASIMPKIVSGNTNAPAIMIGEKGADLVKEDWLGEKYFPGV; this is encoded by the exons atggttttagaGACATTACTTGTTACGACAGCtttaaaaactgttactaTAGTAGGAAAAGCGTTATGGGTTATACCTTTATTATTGGCGGGCATTACTTTAGTTAATTACGATAGACACGATCCCGAAGGAAAAATATCGGATCAAAAAACACTTCGAATCGAATACGATTTTATTGTAGTCGGTGGTGGATCTGCTGGTGCTGTTGTAGCTTCGAGATTATCTGAAATCCCGAATTGGAATGTGTTGCTACTCGAAGCTGGACCGGATGAAAATGAAGTAACCGATGTCCCATCTCTTGCTGCGTATCTACAACTTGGTGAATTTGATTGGGCTTATAAAACGGAACCAACTGGTAAAGCTTGTTTGGGAATGAAAAATAATAGATGTAATTGGCCCAGAGGAAAAGTACTCGGAGGATCTTCAGTGTTAAATTATATGTTGTATGTTAGAGGAAATAAACACGATTATGACCATTGGGAGGAACTAGGAAATATTGGATGGAactacaaaaatgttttgtattatttcaaaaaatcggaAGACAATCGTAATCCATATTTAGCGGCTACAGATTATCATGGAAAAAATGGTTATCAAACTGTTCAAGAATCTCCTTGGAGAACGCCTTTAGCTGTTGCTTGGGTACAAGCTGGGAAGGAAATGGGTTATGACATAAGAGATATAAATGGGGAACATCAAGCTGGGTTTATGATCGCACAAGGCACCATTAGAAGAGGGTCACGGTGTTCAACAGCGAAAGCTTTTCTTAGACCAgttagaaatagaaaaaatttacatatagGATTAAATGCTCATGTAAGCAAAATACTTATTAATTCAGGTACTAAGCGAGCGTATGGAGTTGAATTTTGGAAAGGAGGAAAACGACATATTTCCCTTGCAAGAAAAGAAGTTATTTTATCTGCTGGTTCCATTAACTCACcccaaattttaatgttatcag GTGTAGGTCCCCGAGAACATCTTACTGATAAAGGAATCCCAGTAATAAGTGATTTAAGAGTAGGTGAAAACCTTCAAGATCACGTTGCAATGGGTGGTTTAACATTTCTAGTAAACAAACCGATTGCTATCGTTCAAGACCGTTTCGAAGCATTTCCAATGACAATGCAATACGTAACAAAAAGTCGCGGTCCGATGACTACATTGGGTGGCGTAGAAGGACTCGGATTTGTAAACACAATTTACGGTAATAGATCTTGGCCTGACATTCAATTTCACATGGCACCGGCAAGTATCAATTCAGATAACGGTGCGAGAGTAAAAAAGAGTCTAGGTCTTAAAGAAAGTTTATACAACGCGGTTTACAAACCGATCGCAAATAAAGACACATGGACCATTATGCCTTTACTACTCAGACCTCGGTCAACAGGATGGGTAAAGTTAAGAAGTAAAAATCCGTTTCACTATCCAATGATTAACGCTAACTATTTTAACGACCCATTTGATGTAAAAGTTTTGGTGGAAGGTGCAAAAATTGCTATGAATTTAAGTCACGCTCAAGCTTTCAAACAATTTGGATCTAGAGTACATCCCGTCCCATTTCCAAATTGCAGAAATTACGAATTTGGAAGTGATCAATATTGGGAATGCCACATGCGAACGTTTTCGATGACAATTTATCATCCTGTCGGAACGTGTAAAATGGGTCCTAGTTGGGATACTGAGGCCGTAGTTGATCCAAGATTACAAGTATAcggtattaaaaatttaagagttATCGACGCTTCTATAATGCCAAAAATCGTTAGCGGTAATACGAACGCTCCCGCTATAATGATTGGAGAAAAGGGAGCGGATTTAGTAAAAGAGGATTGGTTAGGCGAGAAATACTTTCCCGGAGTTTAA
- the LOC111426044 gene encoding glucose dehydrogenase [FAD, quinone]-like, with translation MSAVLASVAGAALNIGTNPLAIAGLVPIVAAGLTFLRYLRFDPEDHPVSVQKLLPEYDFVIIGGGSAGAVVASRLSEIANWTVLLLEAGPDENEVTDVPSLLGYLQLSNMDWMYQTSPPTDSQYCLAMIGDRCNWPRGKVLGGSSVLNAMVYARGNKRDYDAWEAQGNPGWSYKDILPYFRKSEDNRNPYLARTDYHNSGGYLTVQEVPWRTPLAVAFLQAGKELGYDVRDCNGEKQTGFMITQTTMRRGHRCSTAKAFLRPVRHRENLHIALNSQATKIIIDRRTKRALGVKFVRSGRNKVVRAKREVILSAGAIGSPQLLMLSGIGPKEHLESLNIPVISDLKVGYNLQDHVGLGGFTFIIDDPITFTRNRYQSINVVMEYLLREKGPMTSQGVEGLAFVNTKYAPKDGLWPDVQFHFAASSINSDSDQIRKITGMRDSVYNTVYKPLGDAETWSLLPLLLRPKSTGRISLKSSNPFVYPDINPNYFTHKEDILTLIEGIRIGLNVSDTPSFKRFNSRPHKMPFPSCEQYEFDTDEYWECSIRHFTFTIYHPTSTCKMGPENDGDAVVNPRLKIYGLENLRVIDASIMPNIVSGNTNAPVIMIGEKGADLIKEDWLGQHFRKT, from the exons AGGATCACCCAGTTAGTGTGCAAAag CTTCTACCAGAGTatgattttgtaataatagGCGGAGGGTCTGCAGGGGCAGTCGTTGCATCACGATTATCAGAAATAGCTAATTGGACGGTTCTTTTATTGGAAGCTGGTCCAGATGAGAATGAAGTAACAGATGTGCCCAGTTTACTCGGATATTTACAACTATCCAATATGGATTGGATGTATCAAACCTCACCACCAACAGACTCACAGTACTGTTTGGCGATGATCGGCGATAGATGTAATTGGCCACGAGGAAAG GTTCTAGGTGGTTCAAGTGTTCTCAACGCTATGGTATACGCTCGTGGTAACAAGCGAGATTATGACGCTTGGGAAGCTCAAGGAAACCCTGGATGGTCGTATAAAGACATTTTGCCATATTTTCGCAAATCGGAAGATAATAGGAATCCATATTTAGCCCGAACCGACTATCACAACTCCGGAGGTTATCTTACAGTACAAGAAGTTCCTTGGCGGACACCGCTAGCAGTAGCATTCCTCCAAGCGGGAAAAGAACTGGGTTATGATGTACGTGATTGCAACGGCGAAAAACAAACTGGATTTATGATTACGCAAACTACAATGCGAAGAGGTCATAGATGCTCTACCGCTAAAGCATTTCTTAGACCAGTTCG GCACAGAGAAAATCTTCACATTGCGTTAAATTCTCAAGctactaaaataataattgaccGCCGAACTAAACGTGCTTTAGGAGTGAAGTTCGTTCGGAGTGGAAGAAATAAAGTAGTTCGAGCCAAGCGAGAAGTTATCTTGTCAGCAGGGGCGATAGGATCGCCTCAACTATTAATGTTGAGCGGAATTGGTCCTAAAGAACACCTGGAGTCGTTAAATATCCCAGTTATAAGTGACTTAAAAGTTGGCTACAACTTGCAGGATCACGTCGGATTAGGCggttttacttttataattGATGACCCAATCACATTTACCAGAAACCGGTATCAAAGTATAAATGTAGTTATGGAGTATTTGTTAAGAGAAAAAGGACCGATGACGTCTCAAGGAGTGGAAGGTTTAGCTTTCGTTAACACAAAATACGCACCGAAAGATGGATTATGGCCCGACGTTCAATTTCATTTTGCTGCTAGTAGCATAAATTCGGACAGTGATCAAATAAGGAAAATTACGGGAATGAGGGATAGCGTTTATAATACCGTTTATAAACCTTTAGGTGATGCAGAAACATGGTCGCTATTGCCCTTATTGTTACGACCGAAAAGCACCGGAAGGATATCTTTAAAATCGTCAAACCCATTTGTTTATCCAGACATCAATCCCAATTACTTTACACACAAAGAGGACATCCTTACGTTGATTGAAGGAATTCGAATCGGTTTGAATGTATCGGATACCCCTTCTTTCAAAAGATTTAACTCGCGTCCCCATAAGATGCCATTTCCTTCTTGCGAACAATACGAATTTGACACAGACGAATATTGGGAATGTAGTATACGACATTTTACGTTTACGATATATCACCCAACTTCGACTTGTAAAATGGGTCCAGAAAACGATGGAGATGCGGTGGTAAAtcctcgtttaaaaatttatggtttGGAAAACTTACGAGTTATCGATGCATCTATAATGCCGAACATTGTAAGTGGTAACACTAACGCACCTGTTATAATGATTGGTGAAAAAGGTGCCGATTTGATAAAAGAAGATTGGTTAGGACAGCATTTTAGAAAGACTTAA